From the Methanoculleus caldifontis genome, the window GGGAACTCCTGCGAGAGTTCCCCGCCCGCACTCTTCCAGTGATCGATCCCGCCGTCGAGGATGTACACCATATTGTGGCCGTACTTCGCGAGCGAGTAGGCCATCATCGTCTGTCCGAGCCCTTCGCCCCTTCCGGAGAACGCGCCCTTCCCGGTGTAGACGACGACCGGCGAGTCCGCCTCGATTCCCGCGCGCCGGAAAGACTCCTGGATGCAGCCGGTCGGACTGTAGGATGTCGGAAAACCGCGGTTGGAGACCCGCAGGATTCCCTCTGTCAGGTAAACGGCGCCGGGGATGTGCTCCTGGATGTAGTCGTGCACGTCCGGCTGGACGTCGACGATCCTCAGGTCGGTGTCGTTTATGTGGTCGGCAAGCCAGTCCGCGGTCACCAGTTTGACCTTTCCGTCCCCGCGGGGGTAGGGAACATTCTGCCGGTCGCTCATCGCCTGCAGGCGCTCCATGCCGCCGGAGGTAAACATCTTCTCTTCCATTCTCATCACCCCATACGTGGTATTCTCACCGGATGCCGGTGAGCGTGGCCTCACTGCGGGCCTGAGACCACATATACCTTGTGCAGGATCTGGTGAGGGCTGCCGGGGTCCGATGGTGGGGAGTGGTGCGCGCCCGGGGATGCGCCTGCCCGGGAAGGCGCGTCTCTGGGAGGGTGGTGGGCCCTGGTGTCGCCGATATCAATGCTTTGCTGGAATGTTTGAAGCAGTCCGCCCGAAGATCAAACCATTGACTTCCCTTGCACCTTCGGTGCTCAAACTCCGGACGGAACGTCCGGAGCTTTTCGCGGCTTCGCGGCTTCGCGTGAGGTTCTATCGCTATCCGCACCGATTATCTCACGCGAAGCCGCGAAGAACGCGAAGTCCGAGCGTAAGCGAGGTTGAGAAGCCCCCAGGCTTCGAAGGACGACGTTCCCTCAGGAACGGAGTTCGAACACCGCAGGTGTGAAGCGTGAACGAAGTGAGCGTGAGCACCGTCAGGTGCGAAGGGCGGCTTCCCCGCCATCGGTCACGCGGCCTCCGGCAGAGGGGCGGTAACGTGAAGAGCGGCCGCCCCCTCACTCCCCGGCCACTTCCGGCCCCAGGTCGATCCCCTCCCCCGACGCGAGGATCCTGACCTTGATCGACGTCGTCCGCTCGATGGCCCGTTTGAAGTTCTCCAGGTCCTGGCAGATGGCCGGGAACGTATCGTAATGCATCGGGATCACCAGCCGCGCGCCGACGTACCTGGCCGCGATCATCGCCTCCTCGGGCCCCATCGTGAAGCGCCCCCCGACGGGGAGGAGGGCCACGTCCGGTCGGTAGAGGTCGCGGATAAGTTGCATATCGGAGAAGAGCGCCGTATCGCCGGCATGGTAGACGGTGACGCCGTCCATTGCGATGACGAACCCCGCGGCGACGCCGCCGTAAAAGCCCATCCCCTCGTCCTCCAGCCACGACGAGTGGAGCGCGGGCGTCATCGTGAACCGGACGCCGTTTACGGTGATGCTGCCCCCGAGGTTCATCGATTCGGCAGGAACGCCCTTTGCTTTCAGGTACTTCGCCACCTCGTTGTTCGCGACCGTCTTCTTCTTGAGCTGCGCCGTAATGCCCATGTGGTCCGCGTGGGCGTGCGTCACGGCGACGATATCGGGTTCCACGGAGAGGGAGCCCTCCGGGATGAAGGGGTCGATCAGGATCTTCTGCGACCCTTCAAGCGAGAAACATGCGTGGCCAAGCCAGGTCAACCTCATGGAGAAGAGATCGATCTATCCACTAAAAAATGTTCAGGAGAAAAAGCAGAGGGTGGACCGGGAGTTTAGAACTCCCCCATATCGATCGCTTCGGTGATGTCGATGGCCTCGGAGAGGCCGTCGTTCGCGACACCGCGCGTCATCTGTTCGGAGAGATCGCGGTCCTCCATCACGTCCCGGATCCGCTCCAGGTATGGGTCGAGAGTGGTGTCCCTCTCCTGCTCGATCACATGGCGGTACTCACGAAGTGTGGAGGGGCTCACGTCGAGTTCCTCGCTGATCTCCTTCATGGTCTTCCCCGAATCAAGAAGTTCCGACATCGTCTCGCGATCGAACGGCATCTTGAAGTCGAGTTCCCTGAAGAGTTTGAGGCGGACCCGCGCACGTGCCACGGTCTTGCTCAGCTTCTCATCGCCGAGCGCCCTCGCAATCTCCGTATCGTTCTTGCCGTCGTAGTACGCGACCACGAGTTTTGCGAGCTGCCTTGGAGCGAGTTTGGTCTTGAAGTATCCCTGATCGAGGACTTCGCGCATGATCAGGGCAATCTCGCGCTCGACGGCGTCGCGATCCCGGAGCGTACCGTGAACCTTCCTCATCGGCTCAACGATCGTCTTCTTGTTCGTGATGGTCGTGAACAGCTCGAGGAGCTGCTGCTTGCGGGTATCTTCTGCCATGTCCGTGTCTCTCTGTCTGCGTTCCACCGCCTGACTCTGAAGGTCACCCATGATGACCTCGTATATATATAACTATCCCCCAACCGGGGCGTAACGCTCCCTACATTACAACTTTTAACATTTAAATCTTGCCATATAATCCGTCAAAAGAGCGTGATCTTTTCCGCGGATGTAACCATCTCTTCCTGAATGCCGTCGACCCTGGAAGAAAAATGCCCTTCTTCGTGCCTGTTTTACAAAGAATTGTGATCTCGTGCGAGCGAAGAACCATTCTTTATTAGCACCGCCGCTCAAGTGTACTGCAGCACTATGGCCGAGACGAGCGATATTTACGAGAAAGTCATGGAAGTGGCCAGAAGACGCGGTTTTGTCTGGCCCTCATCCGAGATCTACGGGTCGATCGCCGGTTTCATCGATTACGGTCCGCTCGGAGCGATGATGAAGAGGAACGTCGAGAACCTCTGGCGCTCCTTCTACGTCTTCCAGGAAGGCTACTACGAGATCGAATGTCCCACCGTCGGAACCGAAGCAATCTTTATCGCATCCGGTCATGTGAAAGAGTTTGCCGACAAGATGGTGCAGTGCCCGCACTGCGGGGAGTACCTCCGCGCCGACCATATCGCGGCGGAGAACGGCATCGAGAACGCGGGCACGCTCCCGGCCGCGGCGCTCCAGGCAGTGCTCTATGAACTGCCCTGCCCCGCATGCAAGGAGCGCCTGGGCGAGGCGGGCGTCTTTGCGTTCAACCTGATGTTCGAGACCACCATCGGACCCGGGTCGCAACGGAGGGGTTACCTGCGCCCCGAGACCGCCCAGGGCATCTTCACCGACTTTGCCCGGCTCCTGCGCTTCTACCGCGATAAGCTCCCCTTCGGCGCCGTCCAGATCGGGAAGTCCTACCGGAACGAGATCTCCCCCCGCCAGGGCATGATCCGGCTGCGGGAGTTCTCCCAGGCGGAGGCCGAGATATTCGTCCACCCCAACGAGAAGGACCACCCCGCGTTTCACCGCTACGCGGACTACCTGGTGCCCCTCCTCACCATCGCGCGGCAGTTCGATGAACAGGAACCGGCCCCGATCACGATGCGCGCCGCCGTCGACGAGGGGCTGGTCGCAAACGAGTACGTCGCCTACTACATCGCGCTCACG encodes:
- a CDS encoding sulfurtransferase encodes the protein MEEKMFTSGGMERLQAMSDRQNVPYPRGDGKVKLVTADWLADHINDTDLRIVDVQPDVHDYIQEHIPGAVYLTEGILRVSNRGFPTSYSPTGCIQESFRRAGIEADSPVVVYTGKGAFSGRGEGLGQTMMAYSLAKYGHNMVYILDGGIDHWKSAGGELSQEFPDVEPSSFTAEPREEYAIRYDEFRRIKDNDDVVVLDARPAKVYEGQGPWRMRGHIPGAISLPWRSLMDDGNPALLKPNADLDIMLEEHGVDRTRTVICTCGTGREATNEFVLLKWLYLYPNVRLYEGSFTEWSAYPDNPVVEGPEPRAARAEAALPR
- a CDS encoding metal-dependent hydrolase gives rise to the protein MRLTWLGHACFSLEGSQKILIDPFIPEGSLSVEPDIVAVTHAHADHMGITAQLKKKTVANNEVAKYLKAKGVPAESMNLGGSITVNGVRFTMTPALHSSWLEDEGMGFYGGVAAGFVIAMDGVTVYHAGDTALFSDMQLIRDLYRPDVALLPVGGRFTMGPEEAMIAARYVGARLVIPMHYDTFPAICQDLENFKRAIERTTSIKVRILASGEGIDLGPEVAGE
- a CDS encoding response regulator receiver protein gives rise to the protein MAEDTRKQQLLELFTTITNKKTIVEPMRKVHGTLRDRDAVEREIALIMREVLDQGYFKTKLAPRQLAKLVVAYYDGKNDTEIARALGDEKLSKTVARARVRLKLFRELDFKMPFDRETMSELLDSGKTMKEISEELDVSPSTLREYRHVIEQERDTTLDPYLERIRDVMEDRDLSEQMTRGVANDGLSEAIDITEAIDMGEF